Proteins from a genomic interval of Sebaldella sp. S0638:
- the pdxT gene encoding pyridoxal 5'-phosphate synthase glutaminase subunit PdxT, which produces MNIGILALQGAFKEHKDILELLGVDSYEIRKKSDLQKRPDGLILPGGESTVIGKLLNELDMTAEIKSMIENGVPVFGTCAGLILLAKKIENDEKVHLGCMNINVQRNAYGRQLGSFVTKEEFEGIGKIPMVFIRAPYIKTVGDNVKILSEVQGEIIAAEEKNILVTAFHPELTKDTRVHKYFINKILE; this is translated from the coding sequence ATGAATATTGGAATTTTAGCACTTCAGGGAGCTTTTAAAGAACATAAAGATATTTTAGAGCTGCTTGGGGTAGACTCATATGAGATTAGAAAAAAATCAGACTTACAAAAGCGACCAGATGGTCTAATTCTTCCGGGCGGTGAAAGTACAGTTATTGGAAAGCTTTTAAATGAACTGGATATGACAGCAGAAATAAAGAGTATGATTGAAAATGGTGTGCCTGTGTTTGGGACATGTGCTGGTCTGATATTGCTTGCTAAAAAAATAGAAAATGATGAAAAAGTTCATTTGGGATGTATGAATATAAATGTACAAAGAAATGCATATGGCAGACAACTGGGAAGTTTTGTCACTAAAGAAGAATTCGAAGGGATAGGAAAGATTCCTATGGTATTTATAAGAGCACCGTACATTAAAACTGTTGGTGATAATGTAAAAATATTATCGGAAGTTCAGGGGGAAATCATTGCCGCAGAGGAAAAAAATATACTTGTTACTGCATTTCATCCCGAACTAACCAAGGACACCAGAGTACATAAATACTTTATAAATAAAATTCTAGAATAA
- a CDS encoding DUF4870 domain-containing protein, whose translation MSDMKDKFEEVKDDVHEKADNAKIKLDKTVEDVKEYAHDAGEEMKHTGEAAKEKFSEVKDQVKSGFDQTVSDVMEVTADDKNKAVIMHVLAIFFSFIPSLIFYFALADTSEFLKEEAKNDLNFQITLLIAYFVAGILWIVLIGVFLTFALGICGLVFEILALVKAKDGEHYKFPFSLKLIK comes from the coding sequence ATGAGTGATATGAAAGATAAGTTTGAAGAAGTGAAAGATGATGTACATGAAAAAGCAGACAATGCTAAAATAAAATTAGATAAGACAGTAGAGGATGTAAAGGAATATGCTCATGATGCCGGAGAAGAAATGAAACATACCGGTGAAGCTGCCAAAGAAAAATTTTCAGAGGTAAAAGATCAGGTGAAATCTGGTTTTGATCAGACAGTGTCAGATGTAATGGAAGTAACAGCTGATGATAAAAATAAAGCTGTTATTATGCATGTGCTGGCTATATTCTTTAGTTTTATACCTTCATTAATATTTTATTTTGCATTAGCAGATACTTCGGAATTTTTAAAAGAAGAAGCTAAAAATGATTTAAATTTTCAAATAACTCTTCTAATCGCATACTTTGTTGCAGGTATTTTATGGATCGTTTTAATTGGAGTCTTCTTGACATTTGCATTAGGAATTTGTGGTCTTGTATTTGAAATACTAGCATTAGTAAAAGCCAAAGACGGAGAGCATTATAAATTCCCATTCTCATTGAAACTAATAAAATAA
- a CDS encoding MGMT family protein encodes MNDYTKKVLKIIKSIPKGKTMSYGDIAKTAGKNRGAREVSRILHSCSEKHELPWHRVINSHGKISLPGEAGQFQREMLEQEGVRFDKSGKINEIYIKKGKGSNADKERRKKGL; translated from the coding sequence ATGAATGATTATACAAAAAAAGTCTTAAAGATAATAAAATCTATTCCTAAGGGAAAAACAATGTCATATGGCGATATAGCCAAAACAGCCGGAAAAAACAGAGGTGCAAGAGAAGTATCGCGAATTTTGCACAGTTGTAGTGAAAAACATGAGCTGCCATGGCACAGAGTTATAAATTCTCATGGGAAGATAAGCCTTCCTGGGGAGGCGGGGCAGTTTCAGCGTGAAATGCTTGAACAGGAAGGAGTCCGTTTTGATAAAAGCGGAAAAATCAACGAAATTTACATAAAGAAAGGAAAAGGATCAAATGCTGATAAGGAAAGAAGAAAAAAGGGACTTTGA
- a CDS encoding GNAT family N-acetyltransferase, with protein sequence MLIRKEEKRDFDEIRNINNICFNGEYESKLADNIRKGDNFILSLVAEDNGKIAGHIMYSRIKIGDIDSVALAPMCVLPEYQKKGIGTDLIKESFKYLIEMNEKNIVVLGHTDFYSRLGFEKAADYGVKCPFTVPDEVFMVIELEKGSLKAGVVEYGEEFSM encoded by the coding sequence ATGCTGATAAGGAAAGAAGAAAAAAGGGACTTTGATGAAATCAGAAATATAAATAATATATGCTTTAATGGAGAATATGAAAGTAAGCTTGCAGATAATATCCGAAAAGGAGACAATTTTATACTTTCACTTGTTGCGGAAGATAACGGAAAAATAGCAGGGCATATTATGTACAGCAGAATAAAAATCGGAGATATCGATTCTGTGGCTCTTGCTCCTATGTGCGTACTTCCTGAATATCAAAAAAAAGGAATTGGTACAGATCTGATAAAAGAAAGTTTTAAATATCTCATAGAAATGAATGAAAAAAATATAGTAGTTTTAGGACATACAGATTTTTACAGCAGACTTGGATTTGAAAAAGCGGCAGATTACGGAGTAAAATGTCCGTTTACAGTTCCAGATGAAGTTTTTATGGTAATTGAACTGGAAAAAGGAAGTCTCAAAGCGGGAGTAGTAGAATATGGAGAAGAATTTTCAATGTAA
- a CDS encoding ClC family H(+)/Cl(-) exchange transporter: MKNDLLNLLTNWQKLKSRKHNLLMIFYSLLTGIFAGLVVIIYRLGLDEAGILRERLFNNLSIVTFFTGIIIFVFTGFILQFLVTKFPLISGSGIPQVKALLMQKIRFRWLPELILKFFGGLLSIGIGLSLGREGPSIHLGALVGEGINEVTGRSEMEKKYFITCGASAGLAAAFNAPLAGVVFALEELHKFFSPLLLICTLIASITADFLTRIFLGYHPVFNFEVTAPAEFNPLMEIFLVLIFGIIMSFMGKLFSDNLVRFQKIYKKINLNPYLKVTVLMLTAFFTAFLFKDITGGGHDLIEKIAQYPTPLLILFLLLTGKFLYTLVSYSSGFPGGIFLPMLVIGALLGKIYGIFIVDIFGVSDIYITHYIILGMAAYFTAVVRAPITGIILILEMTGNFSHLFALTFIAAVSYVITEFINLEPVYDVLFNNMSFASDNIKKEKKIITVTIPVIADSRLSDKMVKDLTWPADTLLAGIRRDGHEFIPNGNTVLKNGDLLVILTDKEKASIITYYLYEMGTIVKFSKKPETKKE, translated from the coding sequence ATGAAAAATGATCTTTTAAATTTATTAACAAACTGGCAGAAGCTAAAATCCCGAAAACATAACCTTCTGATGATTTTTTACAGTTTGTTGACCGGTATATTTGCCGGACTTGTAGTTATTATATACAGACTGGGACTTGATGAAGCAGGTATTTTACGGGAAAGGCTCTTTAATAATTTATCAATAGTAACTTTTTTCACAGGAATAATTATATTTGTATTCACAGGTTTTATATTACAGTTTCTTGTGACAAAATTTCCCCTTATATCAGGCAGCGGAATCCCTCAGGTAAAAGCCCTGCTTATGCAGAAAATCCGTTTTAGATGGCTTCCTGAACTGATTTTGAAGTTTTTCGGCGGACTTTTAAGTATAGGTATTGGTCTTTCTTTAGGGCGGGAAGGGCCGTCAATACATCTAGGAGCTCTTGTAGGCGAAGGAATAAATGAAGTCACAGGGCGTTCTGAGATGGAAAAGAAATATTTTATTACCTGCGGTGCAAGTGCAGGACTTGCTGCAGCGTTTAATGCTCCCCTTGCCGGTGTAGTATTCGCTCTCGAAGAATTACATAAATTTTTTTCACCGCTTCTGTTGATCTGTACCTTGATAGCCAGTATTACAGCAGATTTTCTTACCAGAATATTTTTAGGATATCATCCGGTTTTCAATTTTGAAGTGACAGCCCCTGCTGAATTTAATCCATTAATGGAAATTTTTCTTGTTTTGATATTTGGAATAATAATGTCATTTATGGGAAAGCTTTTTAGCGATAATCTGGTGAGATTTCAAAAAATATATAAGAAAATTAATTTGAATCCTTATTTAAAAGTAACAGTTTTAATGCTTACTGCATTTTTTACAGCTTTTCTGTTTAAAGATATCACAGGAGGCGGTCATGATCTTATAGAAAAAATAGCACAGTATCCTACTCCGCTTTTAATACTTTTTTTACTTCTTACAGGAAAATTTTTATATACTCTTGTATCTTACAGCAGCGGATTTCCCGGTGGAATATTTCTTCCCATGCTGGTAATAGGAGCTTTATTGGGAAAAATTTATGGAATATTTATAGTGGATATATTTGGTGTTTCTGACATTTATATTACACATTATATAATTTTGGGAATGGCTGCTTACTTCACTGCTGTGGTAAGAGCACCAATTACGGGGATAATTTTGATATTGGAAATGACAGGCAACTTCTCTCATTTATTTGCTTTGACATTTATAGCGGCGGTATCGTATGTTATAACTGAATTTATAAATCTGGAACCTGTTTATGATGTTTTATTTAATAATATGTCTTTTGCTTCAGATAATATCAAGAAAGAAAAAAAGATAATTACTGTAACTATACCTGTAATAGCTGATTCAAGACTGTCAGATAAAATGGTAAAAGACCTGACATGGCCCGCTGATACACTTCTCGCAGGAATAAGACGGGATGGTCATGAATTTATCCCTAATGGAAATACAGTTTTGAAAAACGGAGATCTTCTGGTTATACTAACTGATAAGGAAAAAGCTTCTATAATTACATATTATTTATATGAAATGGGAACTATTGTAAAATTTTCAAAAAAACCCGAAACAAAAAAGGAATGA
- a CDS encoding bifunctional riboflavin kinase/FAD synthetase gives MKIIDKNNISELKKQKNIIILGNFDGIHLGHQELIKRGIECAEGTEYKTVLYTFKAHTNQNIKLLTNNEEKILLLKEFNLDYVYFEEFEEVRDLSPEEFIQNIIMDRLHSDKVICGFDFTFSKNKSGNTDLLKKLGQENGVKVVIIDSVKDQSGEVISSTRVRKYIEEGDLTDATKLLGHYPIIAGEVVHGRKMARQMGFPTANLIFENKVYPPFGVYGVYVKIEGDSIVYNGVMNLGKNPTLKPGELSVEVHILNFDKFIYGQKITIYVLEKISDEIKFNGIDQLVEKIGNDVKYWKKKVKDEYGDTDKTGKF, from the coding sequence ATGAAAATAATTGATAAAAACAATATTTCAGAGCTAAAAAAACAGAAAAATATTATAATACTAGGAAATTTTGACGGGATACATCTAGGACATCAGGAACTAATAAAAAGAGGGATTGAATGTGCTGAGGGAACAGAATACAAAACTGTTTTATACACTTTTAAAGCACATACAAATCAGAATATAAAACTTTTGACCAATAATGAAGAAAAGATTTTACTTCTGAAAGAATTTAACCTTGACTATGTTTATTTTGAAGAATTTGAAGAGGTGAGAGATTTATCACCTGAAGAGTTTATACAAAATATCATAATGGACAGATTACATTCTGATAAAGTCATATGCGGCTTTGATTTTACATTTTCAAAAAATAAATCAGGAAATACTGACCTGCTGAAAAAGCTTGGACAGGAAAATGGAGTCAAGGTAGTAATTATAGATTCTGTAAAAGATCAAAGCGGTGAGGTTATCAGCAGTACACGTGTGAGAAAATATATAGAAGAAGGTGACCTGACTGATGCAACAAAGCTTTTGGGACATTATCCCATTATAGCAGGAGAAGTAGTCCATGGCAGAAAGATGGCACGTCAGATGGGATTTCCTACAGCTAATCTTATATTTGAGAATAAAGTCTATCCGCCTTTTGGAGTTTATGGAGTTTATGTAAAAATAGAAGGAGACAGCATTGTTTATAACGGTGTAATGAATCTCGGGAAAAATCCTACGTTAAAGCCTGGAGAATTAAGTGTAGAGGTTCATATACTGAATTTTGACAAGTTTATATATGGTCAGAAAATCACAATTTATGTCTTGGAAAAAATTAGTGATGAAATAAAATTCAACGGAATAGACCAACTGGTCGAAAAGATAGGGAACGACGTAAAATACTGGAAAAAGAAAGTGAAAGATGAATATGGCGATACAGATAAAACTGGAAAATTTTGA
- a CDS encoding ScpA family protein yields the protein MNMAIQIKLENFEGPLDLLIHLVEKNKMDITKIDISQIIEDYLLYIKEAQELNLKIKVEFLVMATELIEIKAYSILNKGKKEEREEDLEKRIIEYKLFKEISEKLAEYENEYNIAYKRSGNQSVVPSEIEYDLSALSINNLFSHFQNLLKEEVKVTIKVELEEEYTIEEAYREVREMINTKERVNFNMLLKNKYTRLRIVSLFLCVLDLFKDGVIDIQFEGNEFYVMRLNYV from the coding sequence ATGAATATGGCGATACAGATAAAACTGGAAAATTTTGAGGGTCCTCTTGATCTTTTGATCCATTTAGTGGAAAAAAACAAAATGGACATCACAAAGATTGATATATCCCAAATTATAGAAGATTATTTGCTGTATATAAAAGAAGCCCAGGAACTAAACCTGAAAATAAAAGTAGAGTTTCTTGTAATGGCAACAGAGCTTATAGAAATAAAAGCCTATTCTATACTTAATAAAGGTAAAAAAGAAGAAAGAGAAGAAGATCTGGAAAAACGTATTATTGAATATAAATTATTTAAAGAAATTTCAGAAAAGCTGGCTGAATATGAAAATGAGTACAATATTGCATATAAACGATCAGGAAATCAAAGTGTCGTACCATCAGAGATAGAGTATGACCTGTCAGCTTTAAGCATAAATAATTTATTTTCCCATTTCCAAAATCTTCTGAAGGAAGAAGTAAAAGTCACGATAAAGGTGGAGCTCGAAGAAGAGTACACAATAGAAGAAGCCTACAGAGAGGTCAGGGAAATGATAAATACTAAAGAAAGGGTAAATTTTAATATGTTACTGAAAAATAAGTACACACGTCTGCGTATAGTATCATTATTTTTATGTGTATTAGATCTTTTTAAAGACGGTGTGATAGATATACAATTTGAAGGAAATGAATTTTATGTTATGAGGTTGAATTATGTTTAA